From Thunnus albacares chromosome 22, fThuAlb1.1, whole genome shotgun sequence, the proteins below share one genomic window:
- the LOC122974189 gene encoding butyrophilin subfamily 2 member A2-like isoform X2 produces the protein MSYFHRVTHRKTSTCMCVTSRAFHNRLDRSVRADVMLTPTFLHAVQKQSNNRVSHSSAALRTFHLCLSVIYMFKMDFEQFSNMFTFWIFILCLTFIVWIPVEGQFKVIGSTQPIIASPGDDVILPCHLDPEFNVQGLTVEWSKPDLKPDPSDRLSRAAYVHLYRHRQEDLDMKIPAYLSRTELFTDELERGNISLKIMNMTLADEGRYRCFIPKLKSRVQSAIVRLVVAWTTETPRHHRIVQTPDPKDGTDDKGSSNGGRPSRSPLISGVVVGCILLIFGGVVGAYLFKQRCQKPNHLKCDTTS, from the exons ATGTCCTACTTTCACCGAGTGACACACAGGAAGACCTCAACCTGCATGTGTGTAACGTCTCGTGCCTTCCATAATCGTCTGGATCGGTCTGTACGCGCTGACGTCATGTTAACGCCCACGTTCTTACACGCAGTTCAAAAGCAGAGTAACAACAGAGTGAGTCACAGTTCCGCAGCTCTACGGACgtttcatctctgtctgtctgtaatttacatgtttaaaatggaCTTCGAGCAGTTTAGTAACATGTTTACATTCTGGATTTTTATTCTCTGTCTGACTTTCATCGTCTGGATTCCGGTTGAAG GTCAGTTTAAGGTGATTGGGTCAACTCAGCCAATCATCGCTTCTCcaggtgatgatgtcatcctgccaTGTCACCTGGACCCTGAGTTCAACGTACAGGGGCTGACGGTGGAGTGGTCGAAGCCCGATCTGAAGCCTGACCCCTCAGATCGGCTGAGTCGGGCCGCATACGTCCATCTTTACCGGCACAGACAGGAAGACCTCGACATGAAGATCCCAGCGTACCTCAGCAGGACGGAGCTGTTCACAGATGAACTGGAGCGCGGAAATATTTCACTCAAGATCATGAACATGACGCTGGCAGATGAAGGGAGATACAGATGTTTCATCCCCAAGTTGAAGAGCAGAGTGCAGTCGGCAATTGTTCgacttgttgttg CCTGGACGACAGAGACACCACGACATCACAGAATTGTCCAAACTCCTGATCCAAAGGATGGGACAGACGataagggatcttctaatg GTGGTCGTCCCAGTCGGAGCCCTCTGATCTCCGGTGTGGTGGTTGGCTGCATCTTACTAATCTTTGGTGGTGTAGTTGGTGCATATTTATTCAAACAAAGGTGCCAAAAACCAAAC catctgaaatgtgacactACTTCTTGA
- the LOC122974189 gene encoding uncharacterized protein LOC122974189 isoform X1 — MSYFHRVTHRKTSTCMCVTSRAFHNRLDRSVRADVMLTPTFLHAVQKQSNNRVSHSSAALRTFHLCLSVIYMFKMDFEQFSNMFTFWIFILCLTFIVWIPVEGQFKVIGSTQPIIASPGDDVILPCHLDPEFNVQGLTVEWSKPDLKPDPSDRLSRAAYVHLYRHRQEDLDMKIPAYLSRTELFTDELERGNISLKIMNMTLADEGRYRCFIPKLKSRVQSAIVRLVVVAWTTETPRHHRIVQTPDPKDGTDDKGSSNGGRPSRSPLISGVVVGCILLIFGGVVGAYLFKQRCQKPNHLKCDTTS, encoded by the exons ATGTCCTACTTTCACCGAGTGACACACAGGAAGACCTCAACCTGCATGTGTGTAACGTCTCGTGCCTTCCATAATCGTCTGGATCGGTCTGTACGCGCTGACGTCATGTTAACGCCCACGTTCTTACACGCAGTTCAAAAGCAGAGTAACAACAGAGTGAGTCACAGTTCCGCAGCTCTACGGACgtttcatctctgtctgtctgtaatttacatgtttaaaatggaCTTCGAGCAGTTTAGTAACATGTTTACATTCTGGATTTTTATTCTCTGTCTGACTTTCATCGTCTGGATTCCGGTTGAAG GTCAGTTTAAGGTGATTGGGTCAACTCAGCCAATCATCGCTTCTCcaggtgatgatgtcatcctgccaTGTCACCTGGACCCTGAGTTCAACGTACAGGGGCTGACGGTGGAGTGGTCGAAGCCCGATCTGAAGCCTGACCCCTCAGATCGGCTGAGTCGGGCCGCATACGTCCATCTTTACCGGCACAGACAGGAAGACCTCGACATGAAGATCCCAGCGTACCTCAGCAGGACGGAGCTGTTCACAGATGAACTGGAGCGCGGAAATATTTCACTCAAGATCATGAACATGACGCTGGCAGATGAAGGGAGATACAGATGTTTCATCCCCAAGTTGAAGAGCAGAGTGCAGTCGGCAATTGTTCgacttgttgttgttg CCTGGACGACAGAGACACCACGACATCACAGAATTGTCCAAACTCCTGATCCAAAGGATGGGACAGACGataagggatcttctaatg GTGGTCGTCCCAGTCGGAGCCCTCTGATCTCCGGTGTGGTGGTTGGCTGCATCTTACTAATCTTTGGTGGTGTAGTTGGTGCATATTTATTCAAACAAAGGTGCCAAAAACCAAAC catctgaaatgtgacactACTTCTTGA
- the LOC122974189 gene encoding myelin-oligodendrocyte glycoprotein-like isoform X4, whose amino-acid sequence MENSSVCLLGQFKVIGSTQPIIASPGDDVILPCHLDPEFNVQGLTVEWSKPDLKPDPSDRLSRAAYVHLYRHRQEDLDMKIPAYLSRTELFTDELERGNISLKIMNMTLADEGRYRCFIPKLKSRVQSAIVRLVVVAWTTETPRHHRIVQTPDPKDGTDDKGSSNGGRPSRSPLISGVVVGCILLIFGGVVGAYLFKQRCQKPNHLKCDTTS is encoded by the exons ATGGAAAACTCCTCTGTTTGTTTACTGG GTCAGTTTAAGGTGATTGGGTCAACTCAGCCAATCATCGCTTCTCcaggtgatgatgtcatcctgccaTGTCACCTGGACCCTGAGTTCAACGTACAGGGGCTGACGGTGGAGTGGTCGAAGCCCGATCTGAAGCCTGACCCCTCAGATCGGCTGAGTCGGGCCGCATACGTCCATCTTTACCGGCACAGACAGGAAGACCTCGACATGAAGATCCCAGCGTACCTCAGCAGGACGGAGCTGTTCACAGATGAACTGGAGCGCGGAAATATTTCACTCAAGATCATGAACATGACGCTGGCAGATGAAGGGAGATACAGATGTTTCATCCCCAAGTTGAAGAGCAGAGTGCAGTCGGCAATTGTTCgacttgttgttgttg CCTGGACGACAGAGACACCACGACATCACAGAATTGTCCAAACTCCTGATCCAAAGGATGGGACAGACGataagggatcttctaatg GTGGTCGTCCCAGTCGGAGCCCTCTGATCTCCGGTGTGGTGGTTGGCTGCATCTTACTAATCTTTGGTGGTGTAGTTGGTGCATATTTATTCAAACAAAGGTGCCAAAAACCAAAC catctgaaatgtgacactACTTCTTGA
- the LOC122974222 gene encoding sialoadhesin-like, whose translation MEITSLCLMLSTLSISPNRLQFFEYDRISLSCEAPANSSGWIVRRNTSEMTSQQCMHGWGISTESSCIIEDAYPPDTGLYWCESQRGECSNTVNITVTAGVVILESPGLPVTEGDNVTLLCSYKGEDEIKSTSNFSASFYKNGVFIGSQPAGKMTLQPVSNSDEGLYECKHPTKGGSSQSWLAVRAGAQPTSVPTTPPPPLKSLRLLCTILLLILYNIILIVSVIIYRRWARARAEAKKRASDHLILEG comes from the exons ATGGAGATCACATCACTCTGCCTGATGCTCT CCACACTGAGCATCAGTCCCAACAGACTGCAGTTTTTTGAGTATGACCGAATCTCTCTGAGCTGTGAGGCACCAGCAAACTCCAGCGGCTGGATAGTGAGGAGAAACACCTCGGAAATGACATCTCAGCAATGCATGCATGGCTGGGGAATCTCAACTGAATCCTCCTGCATCATTGAGGATGCCTACCCGCCAGACACTGGATTGTACTGGTGTGAGTCCCAGCGGGGGGAGTGCAGCAACACCGTCAACATCACTGTTACTG CTGGTGTTGTGATCCTGGAGAGCCCTGGACTTCCTGTGACAGAGGGAGACAATGTGACACTTCTGTGTTCCTACAAGGGAGAAGATGAAATTAAATCTACATCAAATTTCTCTGCTTCATTCTACAAAAATGGGGTTTTCATCGGGTCTCAGCCTGCAGGAAAGATGACCCTCCAACCCGTTTCCAACTCTGATGAAGGCCTTTACGAGTGTAAACACCCCACAAAAGGAGGGTCATCACAGAGCTGGCTGGCAGTGAGAG CTGGAGCTCAGCCTACAAGTGTCCCtaccactcctcctcctcctcttaagTCTCTGCGCCTGTTGTGTACCATCCTGCTGCTCATCCTCTACAATATCATCCTCattgtgtctgtaatcattTACCGAAGGTGGGCTCGAG CTCGAGCTGAAGCAAAGAAAAGAGCTTCTGATCATCTCATACTGGAGGGATGA
- the LOC122974189 gene encoding myelin-oligodendrocyte glycoprotein-like isoform X3 — MSYFHRVTHRKTSTCMCVTSRAFHNRLDRSVRADVMLTPTFLHAVQKQSNNRVSHSSAALRTFHLCLSVIYMFKMDFEQFSNMFTFWIFILCLTFIVWIPVEGQFKVIGSTQPIIASPGDDVILPCHLDPEFNVQGLTVEWSKPDLKPDPSDRLSRAAYVHLYRHRQEDLDMKIPAYLSRTELFTDELERGNISLKIMNMTLADEGRYRCFIPKLKSRVQSAIVRLVVVEVKV; from the exons ATGTCCTACTTTCACCGAGTGACACACAGGAAGACCTCAACCTGCATGTGTGTAACGTCTCGTGCCTTCCATAATCGTCTGGATCGGTCTGTACGCGCTGACGTCATGTTAACGCCCACGTTCTTACACGCAGTTCAAAAGCAGAGTAACAACAGAGTGAGTCACAGTTCCGCAGCTCTACGGACgtttcatctctgtctgtctgtaatttacatgtttaaaatggaCTTCGAGCAGTTTAGTAACATGTTTACATTCTGGATTTTTATTCTCTGTCTGACTTTCATCGTCTGGATTCCGGTTGAAG GTCAGTTTAAGGTGATTGGGTCAACTCAGCCAATCATCGCTTCTCcaggtgatgatgtcatcctgccaTGTCACCTGGACCCTGAGTTCAACGTACAGGGGCTGACGGTGGAGTGGTCGAAGCCCGATCTGAAGCCTGACCCCTCAGATCGGCTGAGTCGGGCCGCATACGTCCATCTTTACCGGCACAGACAGGAAGACCTCGACATGAAGATCCCAGCGTACCTCAGCAGGACGGAGCTGTTCACAGATGAACTGGAGCGCGGAAATATTTCACTCAAGATCATGAACATGACGCTGGCAGATGAAGGGAGATACAGATGTTTCATCCCCAAGTTGAAGAGCAGAGTGCAGTCGGCAATTGTTCgacttgttgttgttg aagtCAAA gtctg